In Xenorhabdus nematophila ATCC 19061, one DNA window encodes the following:
- the rpoD gene encoding RNA polymerase sigma factor RpoD has translation MEQNPQSQLKLLVTRGKEQGYLTYAEVNDHLPEDIVDSDQIEDIIQMINDMGIQVMEEAPDADDLMLAENTNDTDEDAAEAAAQVLSSVESEIGRTTDPVRMYMREMGTVELLTREGEIDIAKRIEDGINQVQCSVAEYPEAITYLLEQYDRVEAGESRLSDLITGFVDPNAEEDLAPTATHVGSELPKEELDDDDDEEDEDRDDDSDSENDNSIDPELARQKFQELRTQYEITRQAIKSYGRSNPNTAAEILTLSEVFKQFRLVPKQFDYLVNNMRSMMDRVRLQERQIMKMCVEQCKMPKKNFITLFSGNETTDTWFTAAKAMNKPWSNKLLEIEEEVMRSLQKLRQIEEETGLTIEQVKDINRRMSIGEAKARRAKKEMVEANLRLVISIAKKYTNRGLQFLDLIQEGNIGLMKAVDKFEYRRGYKFSTYATWWIRQAITRSIADQARTIRIPVHMIETINKLNRISRQMLQEMGREPSPEELAERMMMPEDKIRKVLKIAKEPISMETPVGDDEDSHLGDFIEDTTLELPLDSATSESLRSATHDVLAGLTAREAKVLRMRFGIDMNTDHTLEEVGKQFDVTRERIRQIEAKALRKLRHPSRSEVLRSFLDD, from the coding sequence TGATCAGATAGAAGATATCATCCAAATGATCAATGACATGGGCATCCAGGTAATGGAAGAAGCACCTGATGCTGATGATCTCATGTTGGCAGAAAACACAAACGACACCGACGAAGACGCGGCGGAAGCAGCTGCGCAAGTGTTATCCAGCGTCGAGTCAGAAATCGGTCGTACCACCGATCCGGTTCGCATGTACATGCGTGAAATGGGCACGGTGGAACTACTGACTCGTGAAGGTGAGATTGACATTGCAAAGCGCATTGAAGATGGCATCAACCAAGTACAGTGCTCCGTTGCCGAATACCCTGAAGCGATCACCTACCTGCTGGAGCAGTACGATCGCGTCGAAGCAGGCGAAAGCCGCCTGTCTGATTTGATCACGGGTTTCGTTGATCCTAATGCAGAAGAAGATCTCGCACCAACCGCCACTCACGTTGGCTCAGAACTTCCTAAGGAAGAACTCGACGACGATGATGACGAGGAAGACGAAGATCGTGATGATGATTCAGACAGCGAAAATGATAACAGCATCGATCCTGAATTGGCTCGTCAGAAGTTTCAGGAACTGCGGACACAATATGAAATTACGCGTCAGGCAATCAAAAGTTACGGACGCAGCAATCCAAATACTGCCGCAGAAATATTGACCCTGTCTGAAGTATTCAAACAATTCCGTTTAGTACCAAAACAGTTTGATTATCTGGTTAACAACATGCGTTCCATGATGGATCGTGTACGTCTTCAAGAACGTCAAATCATGAAGATGTGTGTTGAGCAGTGCAAAATGCCGAAGAAAAACTTCATCACGCTGTTCTCTGGCAATGAAACTACGGATACTTGGTTCACCGCTGCAAAAGCAATGAACAAACCGTGGTCTAATAAGTTGCTGGAAATCGAAGAGGAAGTTATGCGCAGCTTACAAAAGTTGCGCCAAATCGAAGAAGAAACTGGCCTGACCATTGAACAGGTCAAAGATATCAACCGTCGCATGTCAATCGGTGAAGCGAAAGCCCGCCGTGCGAAAAAAGAGATGGTTGAGGCCAACTTACGTCTGGTTATTTCGATTGCGAAGAAATACACCAACCGTGGTCTGCAATTCCTCGACCTGATTCAGGAAGGTAATATCGGCCTGATGAAAGCCGTTGATAAATTTGAATACCGTCGTGGTTACAAATTCTCAACTTACGCAACATGGTGGATCCGTCAGGCAATCACCCGTTCTATCGCAGATCAGGCACGTACCATCCGTATTCCGGTACATATGATTGAAACTATTAACAAACTCAATCGTATTTCCCGTCAGATGTTGCAGGAAATGGGTCGTGAACCTTCACCGGAAGAACTGGCAGAACGTATGATGATGCCAGAAGATAAGATCCGCAAAGTACTGAAAATCGCCAAAGAGCCTATCTCAATGGAAACACCGGTGGGTGATGATGAAGATTCGCATCTGGGTGATTTTATCGAGGATACAACGCTTGAACTGCCTCTGGATTCTGCAACTTCAGAAAGCTTGCGTTCTGCAACGCACGATGTGCTTGCTGGGCTGACCGCACGTGAAGCAAAAGTTTTGCGTATGCGTTTTGGTATCGATATGAACACTGACCATACATTGGAAGAAGTGGGTAAACAATTTGACGTTACCCGCGAGCGTATTCGTCAGATCGAAGCTAAGGCTCTGCGTAAACTGCGTCATCCAAGCCGTTCTGAAGTACTGCGCAGCTTCCTTGATGACTAA